The following coding sequences are from one Lolium rigidum isolate FL_2022 chromosome 6, APGP_CSIRO_Lrig_0.1, whole genome shotgun sequence window:
- the LOC124659992 gene encoding casein kinase 1-like protein 3 isoform X1 yields the protein MDRIVGGKFKLGKKIGCGSFGVIYLGTDMDTYEIVAVKIESSNAKHPQLFYEAKIYNALQGGSGIANVKWCGVDGDENVLIIDLLGPSLEDLFVYCGRKFTLKTVLMLADQMITRIEFMHSKGYLHRDIKPDNFLMGLGRKANQVYAIDFGLAKRYRDSTTNRHIPYREHKNLTGTARYASSNTHLGIEQSRRDDLESLGYVLLYFLQGSLPWQGLKAATKKQKYEKICEKKISTPIEVLCKSCPVEFASYFHYCHSLTFDQRPDYGFVKRLFRDLFTSQGYEFDYVFDWTVLKYKQGQKPQGQNMAASAREAPPTSSITPPVVQGRNDGNSRHVVRFDAFRQNQGFFSNTGSSSACFPTFPHNAPAK from the exons ATGGACCGCATCGTCGGGGGCAAGTTCAAGCTCGGCAAGAAGATCGGCTGCGGCTCCTTCGGGGTCATCTACCTCG GCACGGATATGGACACCTACGAGATCGTCGCGGTGAAGATT GAAAGTAGCAATGCCAAGCATCCCCAGCTGTTCTACGAGGCAAAGATATACAACGCCCTGCAAGGAGGAA GTGGCATTGCGAATGTTAAGTGGTGTGGTGTAGATGGGGACGAAAATGTTCTTATTATTGATTTGCTGGGGCCGAGCTTAGAGGATTTGTTTGTCTATTGCGGCAGAAAGTTCACACTGAAGACTGTCCTAATGTTGGCAGATCAAATG ATTACAAGGATAGAGTTTATGCATTCCAAAGGATACTTGCATAGAGATATAAAACCTGACAATTTTCTGATGGGTCTCGGTCGGAAAGCAAATCAG GTATACGCAATTGATTTCGGGCTTGCAAAAAGATACAGAGATTCTACTACGAATCGACATATCCCTTACAG AGAACATAAGAACTTAACTGGCACTGCACGGTATGCAAGTAGCAACACTCACCTTGGAATTG AACAAAGTCGACGGGATGATTTGGAATCTCTTGGTTATGTTCTCCTATATTTTCTCCAGGGGAG TCTCCCCTGGCAAGGACTAAAAGCTGCAACGAAAAAACAGAAGTATGAGAAGATATGTGAGAAAAAGATTTCAACACCTATCGAG GTGCTATGCAAATCATGTCCGGTGGAATTTGCTTCTTACTTTCACTACTGTCATTCATTGACATTTGATCAGAGGCCTGATTATGGATTTGTGAAGCGCCTTTTTCGAGACTTATTTACCAGCCAAG GTTATGAGTTTGATTACGTCTTTGATTGGACTGTATTGAAATATAAACAAGGCCAAAAGCCCCAG GGACAAAATATGGCTGCCAGTGCCAGAGAAGCACCTCCAACATCATCTATTACTCCACCTGTTGTGCAGGGGAGAAATGATGGTAATTCAAGGCACGTAGTGCGTTTTGATGCTTTTCGTCAAAATCAGGGTTTTTTCAGCAATACTGGCTCATCAAGCGCTTGTTTTCCGACATTTCCGCACAATGCCCCAGCAAAGTGA
- the LOC124659992 gene encoding casein kinase 1-like protein 3 isoform X2 — MDRIVGGKFKLGKKIGCGSFGVIYLGTDMDTYEIVAVKIESSNAKHPQLFYEAKIYNALQGGSGIANVKWCGVDGDENVLIIDLLGPSLEDLFVYCGRKFTLKTVLMLADQMITRIEFMHSKGYLHRDIKPDNFLMGLGRKANQVYAIDFGLAKRYRDSTTNRHIPYREHKNLTGTARYASSNTHLGIEQSRRDDLESLGYVLLYFLQGSLPWQGLKAATKKQKYEKICEKKISTPIEVLCKSCPVEFASYFHYCHSLTFDQRPDYGFVKRLFRDLFTSQGYEFDYVFDWTVLKYKQGQKPQHVPGAAITPENPEHLHKRTGVHPNESHE, encoded by the exons ATGGACCGCATCGTCGGGGGCAAGTTCAAGCTCGGCAAGAAGATCGGCTGCGGCTCCTTCGGGGTCATCTACCTCG GCACGGATATGGACACCTACGAGATCGTCGCGGTGAAGATT GAAAGTAGCAATGCCAAGCATCCCCAGCTGTTCTACGAGGCAAAGATATACAACGCCCTGCAAGGAGGAA GTGGCATTGCGAATGTTAAGTGGTGTGGTGTAGATGGGGACGAAAATGTTCTTATTATTGATTTGCTGGGGCCGAGCTTAGAGGATTTGTTTGTCTATTGCGGCAGAAAGTTCACACTGAAGACTGTCCTAATGTTGGCAGATCAAATG ATTACAAGGATAGAGTTTATGCATTCCAAAGGATACTTGCATAGAGATATAAAACCTGACAATTTTCTGATGGGTCTCGGTCGGAAAGCAAATCAG GTATACGCAATTGATTTCGGGCTTGCAAAAAGATACAGAGATTCTACTACGAATCGACATATCCCTTACAG AGAACATAAGAACTTAACTGGCACTGCACGGTATGCAAGTAGCAACACTCACCTTGGAATTG AACAAAGTCGACGGGATGATTTGGAATCTCTTGGTTATGTTCTCCTATATTTTCTCCAGGGGAG TCTCCCCTGGCAAGGACTAAAAGCTGCAACGAAAAAACAGAAGTATGAGAAGATATGTGAGAAAAAGATTTCAACACCTATCGAG GTGCTATGCAAATCATGTCCGGTGGAATTTGCTTCTTACTTTCACTACTGTCATTCATTGACATTTGATCAGAGGCCTGATTATGGATTTGTGAAGCGCCTTTTTCGAGACTTATTTACCAGCCAAG GTTATGAGTTTGATTACGTCTTTGATTGGACTGTATTGAAATATAAACAAGGCCAAAAGCCCCAG CATGTTCCTGGAGCAGCTATTACTCCAGAAAACCCAGAACATCTTCACAAACGAACGGGTGTCCATCCAAATGAATCCCATGAATAG